The genomic interval TGGCTGCATCCGAGCACAGGAAGAACATCACCTTGGCGACCTCCTCCGGCGTCCCGATCCGCCGCATCGGAATCGTCGGCGCCAGCATGGCCTCGGTTTCGGGCGACAGGATGTCAGTCTTGATCTCGCCCGGCGCGATCGCATTCACCCGGATGCCGTAGGGCGCGTAGTCATGCGCCATCTCACGGGTCAGGCAGGTCAGCGCCGCTTTCGAGGTGGCGTAGGCGCTGCCGGCGAACGGATGCACGCGCGAGCCGACGATCGAGGTGACGTTGACGATCGAGCCCTGCCCAGCGCGCAGTTCGTCGAACAGCCCCTGCGCCAGCATCACCGGCGCCAGCAGGTTGACGTGGAACACGCTCATCCACGTCCCGACCGGCGTATTCAGCGACGTCAGCCGCTCGCCTTCGGCGTTCTTGGGGGAGATCGCCGCATTGTTGATCAGGGCGTTCAGTGGGCCGCCGCCGAGCTTCTCTTTCAGCTCGTCGATCGCCCGGGGTACCGCGCGATGGTCGGCGAGTTCGACCGCGACGTGATTCTCAAGGCCGGTCGCCCACGGACAGCGGTCATCGGCGAACGGCTGCCGCGAGCAGGTAATGATGCGCCAGCCGGCGTCGGAGAACAGCTTGCCGGTGGCATGGCCGATCCCGCGCGACGCGCCGGTCAGAACCAACGTCTTTTGCTTGCCGACGCGCGCCTCGCGCTGATCATTGTGAAACGGACAGGCGCCGCCTGTGGCCGACGGCATTCCGGCCGGCATACCAGGAGGCATCTCTGCGGGGCGCCCGGCAGGGGGCGAAGAGGGCGCGGGTTCGGGCCGCTCTGCGTGCAGTGGTTCAGGGTGCACGGGACGGTCTCCATCGGTTTCGTTGCAAGTGAACTTGCATGAACCGGGCCAACCGCTACGACGTTCGATTTAGGCCGACAAACCACACCTAGTTGCCAGCCGATGTCATTACAGCGACACCGCTCGCGCCGCACAACCCGACACAACGTTGGCTTTCCGACATCAAAACCCGCCACCCATTACCACTAACAGCGCCCGCTCGGTCTGGTCCGGCTCTTGCTTAAACAGGCTCCAGACACTGAACACAGCGTGGTGGTGATGACGCAGCCTCTCCAACTCAGCGCCGGCGGCTTCGCGGTCGTGCTCGGGACTAATGAGATCGCCTCCGCCGTCGCTGTGCATCTGCACCGCGCCGGCTGCTGTGTGGTGATGTCGCACGATCCGTTTCCGCCGGTGATCCGCCGCAAGATGGCGTTTCACGACGCGCTGTACGGCGACGAAGTCACGGTCGAAGGCGTGCGTGGCGAGCGGGTCGATCACGCCACCCAGATTTTCAAGGCGCTGCGCCGGTCGAACAACGTGCTGGTGACCTGGCTGGCGTTGCCGGACCTGCTGCCGATCAGCGCGGTCGACGTGCTGATCGATGCGCGGATGCAGAAGCACCGGGTCACGCCGGACCTGCGCGGGCTCGCGCGCGTCAGCGTCGGCCTCGGGCCCGGCTTCTCGACCGCGGTGAACTGCGACGTAGCGATCGAAACCCGTCCAGGCCGCAGCGGCCTGATCGTCGGCTCCGGCTGGACCGATGCGGCCGTCGGCGTCGCCAGCCCGCTCGGCGGCGTCGGAGCCGAGCGCTTCCAATATTCTCAGGCCAGCGGCCGATGGCGGACCGCGGTCGAGATCGGCAGCCGTGTCTTCAACGGCTATCCGATCGGTCACCTCGGCGGCGTTCCGGTGCGGGCGCCGTGCGACGGCATCCTGCGCGGCGTCGTGCGCGACGGCCAGGACGTGCCTCAGGGCGTCAAGCTGCTGGAAGTGGATTCCCGCGGCCGCCATGCGCAGTGGACCGGGATCGACGATCGCGGCCGCGGCATCGCCAAGGCGGTGCTGCGCGCCGTGCAGCCGCAGGCCGAAATCCGCCCGAGCTACGCGGCGCAGCCGATCGCGGTGTTCTAGGCCAGCGACGGCCTGCCGCTCGCCATCGCCAGATGGCCTTCCCACATTGACTGACGCCTCGTCCCGAGGAGCCCGGCAAAGCCGGGCGTCTCGACGGGATGAGCGGTTGCATGTCGCGCGGCAAATGGTTCGAGACGGCGCGGCGTGTCTCTTCACCACGAGGCTTCGCCTAGAGCATCTCTGCTTTTGACAGAATCAGGACCGAACTTCCTAGAGCATTTCTGATTTCGACGGAATCAGGACCGCACTTCCTAGCGGTCGCAGCTTGCAGAACCTCATGGTGAGGAGGCGCGAAGCGCCGTCTCGAACCATGTGCCGCAAGCCCTGCGGCTCCTCATCCTTCGAGACGCCCGGCTTTGCCGGGCTCCTCAGGATGAGGACTTTAGTGCGCTTGGAAAGGCCAAGTTCGCTTCAATCAATCGATGAAGCGCTCTAGCGGTCGCAGCTTGTAGAGCCTCATGGTGAGGAGGCGCGAAGCGCCGTCTCGAACCATGCGCCGCAGGCGATATGGCTCCTCATCCTTCGAGACGCCCGGCTTTGCCGGGCTCCTCAGGATGAGGACTTCGGACGCTTGGCAAAGGTCAAATCCGCTTCAATCAATCGATGAAGCGCTTCTAGGGTGAGCGATCCAGAGCGCAGCACTGGACTGCGCTCGGTGACGCCGGACTAGCCGGCGCCGAGAGCGACGGCGACATTGTAGGTGATCAGGCTGGCGATATAGGCGAGCACGAACATGTAGACGAAGGTGACGCCCATCCAGCGCCAGCTTCCGGTCTCGCGCTTGATCACCGCCAGCGTCGAGGCGCATTGCGGAGCGAACACGAACCAGGCCAGCAGCGATAGCGCGGTGGCCAGACTCCACTTCGAGGCAAGCACCAGGCCGATCTGCTCGGCCGCTTCCTTGCCGCCCTCGATCGCATAGACGGTACCAAGCGCCGCGACCGCGACCTCGCGCGCCGCCATGCCGGGGATCAGCGCCACGGCGATCTGCCAGTTGAAGCCGAGCGGCGCCAGCACCGGCTCGACCGCGTGACCGATGATCGAGGCCAGGCTGTAGTCGATCGCCGGCTCAGTCGCGCCGATCGGAGGCCGCGGGAACGAGGCCAGGAACCAGATCAGCACCATCATCGAGAAGATGGTGGTACCGGCGCGCTGCAGGAACATCTTGGCGCGGATATAGATGCCGATGGCCACACTCTTCAGCCGCGGCAGCTTGTAGTCCGGCAGTTCGAGCATGAACGGCGCCGGCTCGTAGTCGCGCCACATGAAGAACTTGACCAGCGCCGACACCGTCAGGGCGCTGACAATGCCCGCGGTGTAGAGGCCGAACATCACCAGCCCCTGCAGATTGATCCAGCCGAACACATCCTTGGCCGGCACGAACGCCGAGATGATCAGCGTATAGACCGGAATGCGCGCCGAGCAGGTCATCAGCGGCGCGATCAGGATGGTGGTGAGGCGGTCACGGCGGTTGTCGATCACGCGCGTCGCCATGATTCCGGGGATCGCGCAGGCAAAGCTCGACAGCAGCGGAATGAACGCCCGGCCGTGCAGACCGG from Rhodopseudomonas palustris carries:
- a CDS encoding SDR family NAD(P)-dependent oxidoreductase codes for the protein MPSATGGACPFHNDQREARVGKQKTLVLTGASRGIGHATGKLFSDAGWRIITCSRQPFADDRCPWATGLENHVAVELADHRAVPRAIDELKEKLGGGPLNALINNAAISPKNAEGERLTSLNTPVGTWMSVFHVNLLAPVMLAQGLFDELRAGQGSIVNVTSIVGSRVHPFAGSAYATSKAALTCLTREMAHDYAPYGIRVNAIAPGEIKTDILSPETEAMLAPTIPMRRIGTPEEVAKVMFFLCSDAASYVTGEEIHINGGQHV
- a CDS encoding xanthine dehydrogenase, whose product is MTQPLQLSAGGFAVVLGTNEIASAVAVHLHRAGCCVVMSHDPFPPVIRRKMAFHDALYGDEVTVEGVRGERVDHATQIFKALRRSNNVLVTWLALPDLLPISAVDVLIDARMQKHRVTPDLRGLARVSVGLGPGFSTAVNCDVAIETRPGRSGLIVGSGWTDAAVGVASPLGGVGAERFQYSQASGRWRTAVEIGSRVFNGYPIGHLGGVPVRAPCDGILRGVVRDGQDVPQGVKLLEVDSRGRHAQWTGIDDRGRGIAKAVLRAVQPQAEIRPSYAAQPIAVF